One window of Paenibacillus sp. FSL K6-3182 genomic DNA carries:
- a CDS encoding DUF1054 domain-containing protein gives MTTQTTSTQLVGFTQADFDVFALQGLEERMAAIQNQIQPKFRAIGEQLSVDAAVHAGNEMYLHVARHARRKVNPPKDTWLAICASKRGYKAHPHFQLGLFDDHLFMWFALIYEVPHKSNIATAFLNQIDEVIANVPKDYVLSLDHMKKESTAVSTMSKQDWNDALVRFRDVQKAELLIGRHVQASDPILKDGDALLELTSSTYKTLMPLYHMANV, from the coding sequence ATGACAACACAGACTACTTCTACCCAGCTTGTTGGCTTTACACAAGCCGATTTCGATGTTTTTGCGCTTCAAGGGCTTGAGGAGCGTATGGCTGCTATCCAAAATCAGATTCAGCCTAAATTCCGAGCGATCGGCGAGCAGCTCAGCGTCGATGCAGCTGTTCATGCCGGCAATGAAATGTACTTGCATGTTGCAAGGCATGCTCGTCGTAAAGTGAATCCGCCAAAGGATACTTGGCTCGCCATTTGCGCTAGCAAACGCGGCTACAAGGCACATCCGCATTTTCAGCTTGGATTGTTTGATGATCATCTATTTATGTGGTTTGCACTCATTTACGAGGTTCCTCATAAATCCAATATCGCAACGGCCTTTCTGAACCAAATTGATGAAGTTATTGCAAATGTACCTAAGGATTATGTGCTTTCACTTGATCATATGAAAAAAGAGTCCACCGCTGTCAGTACGATGTCAAAACAAGATTGGAACGATGCGCTCGTTCGTTTCCGTGATGTTCAGAAAGCTGAACTGCTTATCGGCCGTCATGTGCAAGCGAGCGATCCGATTCTCAAAGACGGCGATGCACTGCTTGAGCTTACTTCCTCCACTTATAAAACGCTTATGCCGTTATACCATATGGCTAATGTATAA
- a CDS encoding ABC transporter permease: MPSLQIAAHLVRRTMGSRRGLIMNVLVPAIILSIMAGLFASTNRDKAIIIVNNADSGILGEYLASSLQKEPLYEIHSEPAMNEQQLKDRVLEGKADAAIYIPSDFSAKMMEGDSSTAQLYRMNTQLWNASLAATLETEAQKLSSSAALIRGTDPESPVDLSKLTALLEAQASPKAVLVNTEMELGKIVSDPTMIGLILMFVMLLVSQSIGFIMEDREQRTMARMYTAPLRSLDIAFGNFLGSMLVGTIQLVIVLGLTYFVFDYSPGISFGWMLLVLEFFLLAIVGLASAVAGLVRNSTQLSQINNIIIAPSCMISGCFFPLSMLPDFMQKLANFFPQKWALTAIDRLGGGGSFSDVLLPLLILLLFAAVLIAFGSAVLRPNRIS, encoded by the coding sequence ATGCCTAGTTTGCAAATTGCTGCGCATCTGGTACGACGCACCATGGGTTCCCGTCGCGGATTGATTATGAATGTTCTTGTCCCAGCGATTATTTTATCAATTATGGCAGGGTTGTTCGCTAGTACGAATAGAGATAAGGCTATTATTATCGTGAATAATGCTGACTCAGGAATATTAGGCGAATATTTGGCATCCTCATTACAGAAAGAGCCATTGTATGAGATTCATTCGGAGCCGGCGATGAATGAACAGCAATTAAAGGATCGAGTCCTAGAGGGCAAAGCGGATGCTGCCATCTATATTCCTTCGGATTTCTCAGCAAAAATGATGGAGGGAGATTCGTCAACAGCTCAACTTTACCGAATGAATACGCAGCTTTGGAACGCTTCGCTTGCAGCTACACTTGAGACAGAAGCTCAAAAGTTGTCTTCCTCTGCCGCTCTGATAAGAGGGACTGACCCTGAATCTCCTGTGGATTTATCTAAGCTGACCGCTTTGCTGGAAGCGCAAGCCTCACCTAAAGCTGTCCTTGTAAATACGGAAATGGAGCTTGGCAAAATTGTATCCGATCCAACGATGATCGGTCTCATCCTTATGTTTGTTATGCTTCTTGTCAGCCAGTCTATCGGTTTCATTATGGAAGATCGAGAGCAGCGCACCATGGCAAGGATGTACACAGCGCCGCTTCGCTCGCTTGATATTGCTTTTGGAAATTTTTTGGGCAGCATGCTTGTGGGCACGATTCAACTTGTCATTGTTCTAGGCTTAACTTATTTTGTATTTGACTATTCACCTGGTATCTCGTTTGGATGGATGCTGCTCGTATTGGAATTCTTCTTGCTTGCAATTGTCGGCCTTGCTTCAGCAGTAGCGGGTCTGGTGCGAAATAGCACGCAGCTGTCTCAAATCAACAACATTATCATCGCTCCGTCCTGCATGATCAGCGGTTGTTTCTTTCCACTTTCCATGCTACCTGATTTTATGCAAAAGCTTGCTAATTTCTTTCCGCAAAAATGGGCGCTTACAGCAATTGATCGTCTAGGCGGCGGGGGCAGCTTTAGTGACGTCTTGCTTCCGCTTCTTATCCTGCTTTTATTCGCTGCTGTGCTGATTGCCTTTGGTTCGGCCGTGCTCAGACCAAATCGCATAAGCTAA
- a CDS encoding ABC transporter ATP-binding protein: MTNSPAILAETTFAVELQDINRSFGDRTVLDGITLSIPRGELFGLLGPSGSGKTTLIKVMTGIDRANAGSVRMLGEPMPQLKMLQAFGYMAQSDALYSELTGKQNLAFFGAMFGLKGAILQDRIQTVSKLVALTDHLHKQTVAYSGGMKRRLSLAIALLHEPELLVLDEPTVGIDPVLRQSIWKELSALSKQGVTIIITTHVMDEAEKCDRLGLIRSGKLTAIDTPEALKQQAGCATLEEAFIALGQSKGAEQ, from the coding sequence ATGACTAACAGTCCAGCAATATTAGCTGAAACAACCTTCGCCGTAGAATTGCAAGACATTAACCGTTCATTTGGGGATCGTACCGTTCTTGATGGCATTACACTTTCTATTCCGCGAGGTGAACTATTTGGTTTATTAGGTCCTTCGGGCTCGGGGAAAACAACGTTGATCAAGGTCATGACTGGAATAGACAGGGCAAATGCCGGATCGGTCCGAATGCTTGGCGAGCCCATGCCGCAGTTGAAAATGCTGCAAGCCTTTGGGTATATGGCTCAATCAGACGCTTTGTATAGTGAATTGACTGGCAAGCAAAACTTAGCGTTTTTTGGGGCCATGTTTGGATTAAAGGGAGCCATACTGCAAGATCGAATTCAAACGGTCTCCAAGCTTGTTGCGCTAACCGATCATCTTCATAAGCAAACGGTTGCTTATTCTGGCGGCATGAAACGCCGGCTTTCGCTAGCAATTGCGCTATTGCATGAGCCTGAGCTTCTCGTACTCGATGAACCAACCGTTGGCATTGATCCTGTTTTACGCCAATCGATTTGGAAAGAGCTATCTGCACTGAGCAAACAAGGCGTGACCATTATTATAACAACCCATGTCATGGACGAGGCCGAGAAATGTGATCGGTTAGGGCTCATACGAAGCGGAAAACTTACAGCCATCGATACGCCTGAAGCACTGAAGCAGCAAGCAGGCTGCGCCACACTCGAAGAGGCGTTCATTGCGCTTGGTCAAAGCAAAGGAGCGGAACAATGA
- a CDS encoding ABC transporter permease, producing the protein MPAWWTAAYYELIKYTRMRSVLIILIGLPLLLILLLGSAFDTEIKPAKIALYNADQGEMRASIDAFWSNEAVKPYVKVLEAKSEKEVKDWIREGVADYGVSIPKNFSSELSAGEKANWSTFEGRYEEKNIAASAFINKYMAAVNLQAAALQILGPELSAGAAQSQAPAGQSHIETKNLSSGDNQAFGKESAMQYYSVAYLIMFLLYGGMTATIALLNQREAGTLQRMYAIPGSFRAIVFGIILGGLMLAALQAAVIIAFTAFVYGVDWGNNFGAIALACLLTTAAGAALAITISSFVRSKKTTQTLFSIIVFSMTFISGGMIPDIEKIVGGLDKWTLNYWANDALRAIMNGEASATVWNGIGVLGAIALGITIIAVIRLPKVVRQHA; encoded by the coding sequence ATGCCAGCATGGTGGACAGCTGCTTATTATGAGCTTATAAAATATACACGGATGCGTTCCGTTCTTATTATTTTAATCGGTTTGCCCTTATTGTTGATTTTGCTGCTTGGCAGCGCATTTGACACAGAAATAAAGCCGGCTAAAATTGCCCTATATAATGCGGATCAGGGGGAAATGCGAGCTAGCATCGATGCTTTCTGGAGCAATGAAGCAGTAAAACCATATGTGAAGGTTCTAGAGGCAAAGTCAGAGAAGGAGGTAAAGGACTGGATACGCGAGGGTGTTGCTGATTATGGCGTATCGATTCCGAAAAACTTCTCCAGTGAGCTAAGCGCAGGGGAAAAGGCGAATTGGTCAACGTTTGAAGGGCGCTATGAAGAAAAAAATATTGCTGCTTCTGCTTTTATCAATAAATATATGGCTGCTGTAAATTTGCAAGCCGCAGCTTTGCAAATCCTTGGACCAGAGCTAAGTGCGGGTGCAGCTCAAAGTCAAGCGCCAGCAGGACAATCACACATTGAGACGAAAAATTTGAGCTCAGGAGATAATCAAGCCTTTGGCAAAGAATCAGCGATGCAATACTATTCTGTGGCCTACTTAATTATGTTTTTGCTCTATGGCGGCATGACGGCGACGATCGCGCTGCTCAATCAAAGGGAAGCGGGAACCTTGCAGCGTATGTACGCAATTCCAGGCTCATTTAGAGCCATTGTATTTGGCATTATTTTAGGAGGACTCATGCTTGCAGCACTGCAGGCGGCAGTGATTATCGCATTTACAGCATTTGTATATGGCGTTGATTGGGGAAATAACTTTGGAGCTATTGCGCTGGCTTGTCTTCTTACGACTGCTGCTGGGGCTGCACTTGCTATTACGATCTCATCCTTCGTACGATCCAAAAAAACGACACAAACGCTGTTCAGCATCATTGTATTTAGCATGACCTTTATTAGCGGCGGAATGATTCCAGACATTGAGAAGATAGTAGGAGGTCTCGATAAGTGGACGCTTAATTATTGGGCAAATGATGCACTTCGCGCCATCATGAACGGTGAAGCTTCAGCAACGGTTTGGAATGGAATCGGTGTTCTTGGAGCGATCGCATTAGGTATAACAATAATCGCAGTCATTAGACTGCCAAAGGTGGTGAGACAGCATGCCTAG
- a CDS encoding ABC transporter ATP-binding protein encodes MNLVTFREVVKKYDTTITVNHLSFNIDQGEIFGLLGPNGAGKSTTIHMLAGLLKPNGGDILVEGFSIRKHPLEVKKRIGLVPQELAIYETLTARENVTFFAKLYGLRGSLLRDRVDEALQFVGLLDKSKDKPSTFSGGMKRRLNIACAIMHRPKLIIMDEPTVGIDPQSRNHILESVRELNKLGSTVIYTSHYMEEVEAICTRIGILDKGKLIACGTKDELKRQVGQEEKLIFEIDKKSAPAMTEMAEHPGVLQLAERDNSLTLEVTVKESLSILQDLLFILQKHDINIRKLTREEPNLESLFLQMTGRTLRDE; translated from the coding sequence ATGAATCTAGTTACATTTCGCGAGGTTGTCAAAAAATACGACACAACGATAACGGTTAATCATCTTAGCTTCAATATTGATCAGGGTGAAATTTTTGGTTTACTTGGTCCAAATGGAGCGGGAAAAAGTACAACGATTCATATGTTGGCTGGTTTGCTGAAGCCAAACGGCGGAGATATTTTGGTCGAAGGTTTTTCAATTCGCAAGCATCCGCTTGAAGTAAAGAAACGGATTGGTTTAGTGCCGCAGGAGCTGGCTATCTATGAGACGTTGACCGCTCGCGAAAATGTTACTTTTTTTGCAAAGCTTTACGGTCTCAGAGGTTCGCTGCTTCGCGATCGTGTGGATGAGGCGCTGCAATTCGTAGGGTTGCTGGACAAATCGAAGGATAAACCAAGCACATTCTCAGGTGGTATGAAGCGGAGACTGAACATTGCTTGCGCCATCATGCACCGCCCAAAGCTGATCATTATGGATGAGCCAACGGTTGGAATCGACCCTCAGTCACGGAACCATATCTTGGAGTCCGTAAGGGAATTAAATAAGTTAGGCTCTACCGTCATTTACACCAGCCATTACATGGAAGAGGTAGAAGCGATTTGCACAAGAATCGGCATTCTTGATAAAGGCAAGCTTATTGCATGCGGGACGAAGGATGAATTAAAACGTCAGGTTGGCCAAGAAGAGAAGCTGATTTTTGAAATTGATAAAAAATCGGCGCCGGCAATGACAGAGATGGCTGAGCATCCAGGCGTGCTTCAGCTTGCAGAACGAGATAATAGCTTGACGCTTGAAGTGACGGTGAAGGAATCTCTGTCTATATTACAGGATTTATTGTTTATCCTTCAGAAGCATGATATTAATATTCGCAAGCTGACGCGGGAAGAGCCGAATCTCGAATCTCTATTCTTGCAAATGACCGGACGCACATTACGTGACGAATAG
- a CDS encoding sensor histidine kinase: MKKQLNQIRSLLVAIPSIISIVHVEAGLYAHYTASVLLALLLTKAGSMYPKYRILWLVLELIAFSWFSYSYGGVLFLLLFSTLIASFQQRPTRMVSTAWTIAGLAALLTGMYGREPEIIFAVAVLWITIAAVLYASNEFEDKHHQIEDLYGALAASHAELDSARRRMQDYALQVEYQAQIEERNRIAKDIHDDLGHRLIRVKMMSEAALHLFDADTARARSTVEQMRDQLQDSMELMRRTVRRLASDAEKDVRQYALDRLVEESASALGIFVSFHVTGHPRPLYPSIELILFKNAQEAITNAVRHGKATSVSVTLNFLTAYVALTVSNNGSLPDEPIEAGLGMKGMRERIALIGGQMDWQKADQFSITTTLPLLGG; this comes from the coding sequence ATGAAGAAACAATTGAATCAAATTCGTTCCTTGTTAGTAGCGATTCCTTCTATTATTAGTATCGTTCATGTCGAAGCAGGTTTATATGCTCATTACACCGCCTCTGTACTCCTTGCTCTGCTCCTAACGAAAGCTGGCTCCATGTATCCTAAATATCGAATTTTATGGCTGGTACTGGAGTTAATCGCTTTTTCATGGTTTTCCTATTCATACGGCGGAGTACTGTTTCTATTGCTTTTCTCCACCCTTATTGCCTCATTTCAACAAAGGCCGACTCGCATGGTCAGCACAGCTTGGACCATCGCTGGCTTAGCTGCTTTATTGACAGGTATGTATGGCAGAGAACCCGAAATCATATTTGCTGTAGCGGTACTATGGATTACTATAGCAGCCGTCCTCTATGCTTCCAACGAGTTTGAGGACAAACATCATCAAATAGAAGATTTATACGGAGCACTTGCTGCCAGCCATGCAGAGCTTGACTCAGCCAGGCGCAGAATGCAGGATTACGCTTTGCAGGTTGAGTATCAAGCCCAGATCGAAGAGCGAAACCGCATCGCCAAAGATATTCATGATGATTTGGGGCACCGCCTCATTCGCGTCAAAATGATGTCCGAAGCGGCTTTGCATTTATTCGATGCAGATACCGCAAGAGCTCGCAGCACGGTTGAGCAAATGCGTGATCAGCTGCAGGACAGCATGGAGCTGATGCGCAGAACGGTACGAAGACTTGCATCAGATGCGGAAAAGGACGTTAGGCAATATGCCCTCGACCGTCTGGTTGAAGAATCCGCTTCTGCTCTAGGCATATTCGTAAGCTTCCATGTAACGGGTCATCCCAGACCGCTTTACCCCAGCATCGAGCTCATTTTATTCAAAAATGCCCAAGAAGCGATTACGAATGCTGTTCGGCATGGAAAAGCGACGTCGGTTTCGGTTACTTTAAATTTTTTAACTGCGTACGTAGCGCTGACTGTATCCAATAACGGCAGCTTGCCCGACGAGCCTATCGAAGCTGGACTTGGCATGAAGGGGATGCGAGAGCGGATTGCCTTAATTGGGGGCCAAATGGACTGGCAGAAGGCCGATCAGTTCTCAATAACGACAACACTTCCGCTGCTTGGCGGTTAA
- a CDS encoding efflux RND transporter permease subunit, whose amino-acid sequence MSKLTEWSFRNKAAIILIVIMALVMGVISYLRLPMEFLPAADNPQVMVTAIGPGNDAKTMEQMVTNPLEEAVTLVKGKTDMFSTSGDGYAQISLNFNSKTNMKEAKTEVEQLVAQVQLPANVMKPFVLQLNTSMIPISWVTLTFDEGLSEQQKDAKLKEVTAELKKTEGAGEVSISGKSSPSVHVVPDTEKLAQAGISVQALMGVLQGRGASVSLGERTLDGADGNINVYDQVSDVETLRKLPVAAGVKLGDVAAVELAKDQESISRMNGKDAIMFTVSKSADANAVNVGKAIKETIDRLNADVEGIDASIILSTSDSVVSSVNSMLREVLLGALFATIVILLFMRNFKATLVTIVSIPLSLGITLYLLQLSGVSLNIITLGGVAVAVGRLVDDSIVVIENIYRRLQKESFSIKLITDATKEVASAITSSTLVTVAVFLPMGLLRGSLQAFLLPFALTVAYSLLASLLVALTVVPLLSAILLRGTKEKEHAGSPKFASFIRWNLAHKLVPLIIAVLLFAGSIGAYMFMPKGALDSSSAGNLNVALQYPSDTPADQILEAGKKFESYLTANPDIEWVMMMLGNSADAAKYGSVTSPTLITYMVDLKEGVDAELLMDNIKTQKDNYKDATLTVDAADLIMGGGSSQIYIDVSGENLEQLSTTADQLIAAIKPIDGVLKVESNQEEKKSVYSFHVDPTLAKGQEVAMQLQSMLNPLPIGSIQQEGSEIPVIMLPVVNPDSKAELEKLTVMTESGPTPMSKVAELVRTEEPSLYYHKEGKTYIRVTASAEPKELSVVGDEISKATKDLKLPDGVSLAVGGASADQSSDFADLGLTALISIGIVYLIMVLTFKTLRAPLAIMISLPLAAIGAVTGLLVSGVTPDFTAMFGALMLIGIVVTNAIVLIDRVKQNELTMPIREALIEAATTRMRPIVMTAVATVSAMLPLVFGSHESGSIVSQSLAIVVIGGLVAATLLTLIIVPCVYELLFFRTSRKQRRNLASSAHAEAAASQQV is encoded by the coding sequence ATGAGTAAATTGACGGAATGGTCGTTCCGAAATAAGGCGGCTATTATACTGATCGTCATTATGGCTTTAGTGATGGGGGTAATCAGCTATCTGAGGCTGCCGATGGAGTTTCTGCCTGCTGCAGATAATCCACAGGTCATGGTCACGGCAATAGGGCCGGGGAATGACGCGAAGACGATGGAGCAGATGGTCACAAATCCTTTGGAAGAAGCTGTAACGCTCGTTAAAGGAAAAACGGATATGTTCTCTACATCAGGTGATGGTTATGCTCAAATCAGCTTGAATTTCAATTCGAAGACGAATATGAAGGAAGCGAAGACGGAAGTCGAGCAATTGGTCGCTCAGGTACAGCTTCCGGCAAATGTAATGAAGCCTTTCGTCTTGCAATTGAATACTTCAATGATTCCAATCTCATGGGTGACGTTGACCTTTGATGAAGGATTATCTGAGCAGCAAAAAGACGCAAAGCTGAAAGAAGTAACGGCGGAGCTTAAAAAGACCGAGGGTGCGGGCGAGGTTAGCATTAGCGGCAAATCGTCGCCATCGGTTCATGTCGTACCAGATACGGAGAAGCTTGCACAGGCAGGAATTTCGGTACAAGCGTTAATGGGCGTGCTTCAAGGCAGGGGAGCGTCGGTTTCACTCGGGGAACGCACGTTGGATGGCGCAGATGGCAATATTAACGTGTACGATCAAGTATCTGATGTGGAAACACTGCGCAAGCTTCCTGTTGCAGCAGGTGTGAAGCTTGGGGATGTTGCAGCGGTTGAACTCGCCAAAGACCAAGAAAGCATAAGCCGTATGAACGGCAAAGATGCGATTATGTTCACGGTCTCTAAATCTGCTGATGCGAATGCTGTGAATGTAGGCAAAGCAATCAAAGAAACGATTGATCGTTTAAATGCAGATGTGGAAGGAATCGATGCTTCCATCATTTTGAGCACATCTGATTCGGTCGTATCTTCTGTTAATAGTATGCTGCGAGAGGTTTTGCTTGGCGCATTGTTCGCAACCATCGTCATTTTATTGTTCATGCGCAACTTTAAAGCAACGCTCGTGACGATTGTTTCGATTCCGTTGTCGCTCGGCATAACGCTGTATCTGCTCCAGCTCTCTGGTGTGTCACTTAACATTATTACACTTGGAGGCGTAGCCGTCGCGGTTGGAAGGCTCGTCGATGATAGTATCGTCGTTATTGAAAATATTTATAGAAGGCTGCAGAAGGAGTCCTTCTCTATTAAGCTAATTACGGATGCAACGAAGGAAGTGGCTTCGGCCATTACCTCGTCAACGCTCGTTACAGTCGCAGTATTTTTGCCAATGGGCCTTCTGCGCGGTTCATTGCAAGCATTTCTTCTCCCATTCGCGCTGACAGTCGCTTACTCATTGCTCGCTTCTCTACTTGTAGCGCTGACGGTTGTACCTCTTTTAAGTGCAATATTGCTTCGCGGCACAAAGGAGAAGGAGCATGCTGGTTCTCCAAAATTCGCTTCCTTCATTCGTTGGAATCTTGCTCATAAATTAGTGCCGTTAATCATTGCGGTATTGCTGTTTGCAGGATCGATCGGCGCTTATATGTTCATGCCAAAAGGAGCGCTTGATTCCTCGAGCGCGGGGAATTTAAATGTAGCACTGCAATATCCGAGCGATACACCTGCGGATCAAATACTCGAAGCAGGGAAGAAATTCGAATCCTATCTAACTGCAAATCCAGATATTGAATGGGTCATGATGATGCTTGGCAATAGTGCAGATGCGGCTAAGTATGGCTCGGTGACTTCGCCAACGCTCATTACTTATATGGTAGATTTGAAGGAAGGCGTTGACGCAGAACTCTTGATGGATAATATCAAGACTCAGAAGGATAATTATAAGGACGCAACCTTGACGGTTGATGCGGCCGATCTAATTATGGGCGGCGGATCATCGCAAATTTACATTGATGTCTCTGGTGAAAACTTGGAGCAGCTCTCTACAACCGCAGACCAGTTGATCGCAGCGATTAAACCTATCGACGGTGTGCTCAAGGTTGAGAGCAATCAAGAGGAGAAAAAGTCGGTTTATTCCTTCCATGTTGATCCTACCCTTGCCAAAGGCCAAGAGGTAGCCATGCAGCTGCAAAGCATGCTTAATCCATTGCCGATAGGTTCGATCCAGCAAGAAGGCAGTGAAATTCCGGTTATTATGCTGCCTGTTGTAAACCCAGATTCAAAGGCAGAACTAGAGAAATTAACCGTAATGACAGAGTCTGGTCCAACACCGATGTCGAAGGTAGCGGAGTTGGTTCGTACTGAGGAGCCATCTTTGTACTATCATAAAGAAGGCAAAACGTATATCCGCGTCACAGCGAGCGCCGAACCAAAAGAACTATCGGTCGTCGGCGATGAAATATCAAAAGCAACAAAGGATCTCAAGCTTCCTGATGGCGTCAGCCTTGCAGTAGGCGGAGCGTCGGCTGACCAATCGAGCGACTTTGCAGATTTGGGCTTAACAGCGCTTATCTCCATCGGTATTGTTTATCTGATCATGGTATTGACGTTCAAGACGCTTCGTGCTCCGCTGGCGATTATGATCTCCTTGCCGCTTGCAGCAATCGGTGCAGTAACAGGCTTGCTCGTATCAGGCGTAACGCCGGATTTCACAGCCATGTTCGGAGCGCTGATGCTTATCGGAATTGTCGTCACGAATGCTATCGTATTAATTGATCGTGTGAAGCAAAACGAGCTGACGATGCCGATTCGTGAAGCGTTGATTGAAGCGGCTACGACACGGATGCGTCCAATCGTAATGACTGCGGTGGCGACAGTGTCCGCGATGCTGCCACTCGTATTCGGTTCGCATGAATCGGGCAGCATCGTCTCCCAAAGTTTAGCGATCGTCGTTATTGGCGGGCTAGTTGCGGCTACGCTGCTCACGCTAATTATCGTTCCTTGTGTCTATGAGCTGTTATTTTTCCGTACTTCACGCAAGCAACGTCGCAATTTGGCTTCCTCCGCCCATGCGGAAGCGGCTGCATCACAGCAAGTGTAA
- a CDS encoding response regulator transcription factor, with protein sequence MIEVLIVDDDPFIRESMNVILGLDNELHVAGVCANGLEAEQFARQHPVDVVLMDIRMPLCDGVEGTKLLRALDPPPAVLILTTFDDDEYIAQAIRNGANGYLLKNVPPSRIISGIKTVHEGSVLIHPDIARKLAGMLETPRADSTKSVMISGLTQAEVQIVRLIADGQSNKEIAATLFLSEGTIKNYITEILNKLELRDRTQIAIFYLKLLHQ encoded by the coding sequence ATGATTGAAGTGCTGATAGTGGATGATGATCCTTTTATTCGAGAGAGCATGAACGTTATTTTAGGATTGGATAACGAATTGCATGTCGCTGGCGTTTGTGCAAACGGTCTGGAGGCTGAACAATTTGCCCGCCAACATCCCGTCGATGTCGTGCTAATGGATATTCGAATGCCGCTCTGCGATGGTGTGGAAGGAACGAAGCTGCTTCGCGCACTTGATCCCCCACCTGCCGTGCTTATTTTGACGACATTTGATGATGACGAGTACATCGCGCAAGCCATCCGAAACGGAGCCAACGGCTATTTGCTCAAAAATGTACCGCCAAGCCGTATTATAAGCGGCATAAAGACTGTTCATGAGGGTTCTGTGCTGATCCATCCCGACATCGCCCGTAAATTGGCTGGGATGCTGGAGACGCCACGAGCCGATTCAACCAAATCAGTAATGATTTCAGGACTTACACAAGCTGAGGTACAAATTGTTCGTCTGATTGCGGACGGTCAATCCAATAAAGAAATTGCCGCTACCCTTTTCTTAAGCGAAGGTACAATTAAAAATTATATTACTGAAATACTTAATAAACTCGAGCTTCGAGACCGAACGCAAATCGCCATTTTTTATTTGAAATTATTGCACCAATAA